The sequence TGTTAATACGAACAAGATTGTGAAGGAGAAGCTTACCCCAAGGCAGTTAGAGATGTTCAAGAAAACAGTTTTTGGGCGATTTGTATACGTTGCCATAGTGTTCAACAACCCAATTATTCATCATATGTTATTGAGAGAAGTGAAGAGCACGAGAGCTGACTCAATCTCATTCTCTGTTGGTAAAAAGTTCATCACTTTTTCAAATGATGATTTTTTGTTGATAACTAGTTTGTGGCAATCCCCTACACGAGTTGATCAAAATGAGTCGTCCTCATATGAACTTGCAATAAAGTATTTCAGTAATCGAGTGACGAAGGACATCTTACATGTCCGTTTACTAGAAGAAAAATACGAGTTGGAGTTTGAAAATGACGAGGATGTTATGAAGATCACATTAGTCTATTACAAGgaggttgcaatgatgggaaaGAACAAGCAGAAAAA comes from Benincasa hispida cultivar B227 chromosome 2, ASM972705v1, whole genome shotgun sequence and encodes:
- the LOC120072125 gene encoding uncharacterized protein LOC120072125, which gives rise to MLTHFIIFVVDRFSGQVTSLAHIVNTNKIVKEKLTPRQLEMFKKTVFGRFVYVAIVFNNPIIHHMLLREVKSTRADSISFSVGKKFITFSNDDFLLITSLWQSPTRVDQNESSSYELAIKYFSNRVTKDILHVRLLEEKYELEFENDEDVMKITLVYYKEVAMMGKNKQKNAMDLKRFKDVQNIEYYNSLD